Genomic segment of Microthrixaceae bacterium:
CCGAACGACTGGCCTTCACCAACACCGCGGTGTCTGGCCCCGTCGGCCCGTGGGATCGGACCGCCGCGGCCGCACCAGCCACGTCGGGCGCGGCGACCTCCACGTTCGCGTAGCGGGGCTCGGCCACCGAGATCACCTCCAGACCCAACTCCTGGGCCAGCGCTGCCGTTGCCTCGTGATCGGCTTCAGCGACCGACCCCAGTTCGGCCATGGTGCCCAACACCGCCACCCGACGTTGGGCTGGGAGCGCGGCCAGTGCCCGAAGGGCGGCTGCCATCGACGTGGGGTTGGCGTTGTAGGAGTCGTCGAGCACCCGGGTTCCGTCAGGGGCGGTGCGCAGGTGCATTCGCCCTCCGGACAAGACAGCCCGAGCCAGTCCCTCGGCCACCGCTTCGGGTTCTGCTCCCAGGCCCAACGCTGCCGCGGCCGCCCCGAGGGCGTTGGTGATCTGGTGCTCCCCGGCCACAGCCATCTGCACCGTGGCGTCGCCCCAAGGGCTGGCGAGGTGGAATCTGGCTCGCAGGTCGTCGCCCAGCCTCACCCGTTCGGCGCGCACCTCACCACGGATACGCCCGAAAGTGAGCACCCGGGCCTGACTGCGTGCCGCCATCGCCGCCACCAACTCGTCATCGGCGTTGAGCACGGCGAGACCAGATTCCGGGATCGCCTCGACCAACTCGCCCTTGGCCATGGCCACCGCGGCCAAGGAACCGAACTGCTCCATGTGGGCCCCGGCCACCACGGTCACGACTCCGACGGTGGGCCTGGCCACGGTGCAGAGGTCGGCGATGTGGCCGATGCCTCGTGCCCCCATCTCCACCACCGTCACCTCGGTGCCGTCGGGGGAACCGAGCAAGGTGAGGGGAACGCCCATCTCGTTGTTGAACGATCCGATTCCGGCGTGGGTGGACCAGGTAGTTCCCGCCACCGACCGGAGCAGGTCCTTGAGCGAGGTCTTGCCCACGCTTCCGGTAACGCCGATCACCTCACCCGCCAGCCGGGTTCGTGCCAGGCGCCCCAGCGCGGTGAGCGCCTGCGACGTGTCTTCGCAGCGCACCGCGGTGGCTGCTTCGATCGGGCCGTTGGTCAGGTAGGCCGCGGCGCCGCCGGCGAGAGCAGCACCGATGAAGTCGTGACCGTCACGGTCGGCCACGATCGGTACGAACAGTTGACCGTCTCCGATGGTCCGGCTGTCGATGCTCGCCCCGTCCACGGACGTCTCCCGACCGAACACCTCGCCGTCGAGTGCCGCAGCGATGTCGGAGGTGGTCAGTCGCACCGATCAGACGCTACCGGGCCAATCCCACCCGTCTCAGCCTCGACGTCCCGGCGAAGCGCAGGGAGGATCGTCAGGCTCCTTACAATCGGCGCCCATGGCTGTAGCTCCTGTCCGGCTCGTGGTGCTCTACGGCGGCCAGTCCGCCGAGCACGAGATCTCATGTATCTCCGCCGCCCATGTGCTGGCGGCGCTGGACCCTGATCGGTACGAGATCGATGCGGTGGCCATCACCCGTGACGGGCGGTGGATGCGGTCGCGGTCGCTGGAACGGGCGCTACGTTCCGACGAACGGGTGCTACCGGCCTCGCTGCCCGCTTCTCTCGGCGACCCCATCAGCGCCGACGACAACGATGACGACGGCGATGGGGTCGAGCTCGATCCCAGGCCAGTGCTGACCGAGACCGACGGCCGCCCTGTCGTCGTCCTGCCGGTCCTTCACGGACCGAGAGGAGAGGACGGCACCGTTCAGGGCCTGCTCGAACTGCTCGACGTCGCCTATGTCGGATCTGGGGTGCTCGGTTCGGCCCTCAACATGGACAAGGCCATGGCCAAGACGGTGGCGGCCGCGGCCGGACTGCCGATCGTGGCCCATCTGGCCGTGCGAGACATCGAGGTGTCGCCCGAGTCCAGCGGGTTCGACGAGTTGGTCCAACGAGTGGGTGCCGAGTTGGGGTGGCCGGTTTTCGTGAAGCCCGCCAACATGGGCTCCTCGGTCGGGGTTTCCCGAGCCACCGACCCCGCTGAGCTGGCAGCGGCCGTGCAGACGGCGACCTCCCTCGATGAGTGGGTGGTGATCGAAGCGGCGGTATCGGCCCGTGAGGTCGAAGTAGGCGTGATCGGCAACCACGAGCCGAAGGCGTCGGTCGTGGGGGAGATCGTTCCCACCCACGATTTCTACGACTACGAGGACAAGTACCTCGACGGCGCCGCCGAGATGGTGGTCCCCGCCGATCTGCCCGTCGAGGTCGCCGAGGAGGCCCGCCGACTGGCGGTGGAGGCCTACAAGGCATTGCGATGTGACGGCCTGGCCCGCGTCGACTTCTTCTACGAAGAGCAGCGCGGCGACGGCAGGCCGGGCCGCGGGCTGTTGTTCAACGAGATCAACACCATGCCCGGGTTCACGCCGTACTCCATGTTCCCTTCGCTGTGGGCTGCGGCCGGGTTGAACTACGGGGCCCTGTTGGACAAGTTGATCGACCTGGCCTTGGCCCGCCACCAACACCGAACCCGCCACCGCCTACCCCACTGACCCGACACAGGGGAACGGTCACCTCGCAGCGACGACGACCGGACCTATCCGCGGGGACCCTAGAGCGGCGGTGACCTCGGAGATCAGCGCGCTTCGCCGGTTGCGCAGCCACACCAGATCGGGAGGCAGACCCACCGCGGCCCGGATCTCGGCCTCGGTCGCCAGCCCCACGACCCGCGATCCGGCCGCCAGCAGCGCGCGACGTGCCTGTTCGTCGCTTGCCCTACCACCACCCTGAGCGCCACCGATCGAGTGGACCGCGGTGTCGAGCAAAGGATCCAAGGCCTGGCGGAGGTAGCCGAGTGCGGTCGGCCCGACCCTGGCCACCTCTCGCAGCAGCGCCAGCAGCTCGGGCCGGGAACGACCCAGGCGGAAGGTGGCGTCCACGGCGGCGGCCACCCGCCGTTCGAAGGAGCCCGGTTCGGCCGCTACCGCCTCGGAGAGGTAGGTGCCCAACTCGTCCACGGCGTGGTCGATGACCGATTCCAACAGCCGGTCCTTGGACGGGAACCAGTAGAGGATCGTCTGTTTGCGCACCCCGATGTCGGCCGCCAGGGAATCCAGAGACGTCGCTTCCACTCCGCGCTCGGCAAAACGAGACAGTGCGGCGGCCAAGATCCGCTCGGAGGTGTCCGATCGAGGGCGCTCACCGGACCCGTCGGCCACCCGAAGCGCGCTGTTGCGTCGCGCCGGGCCAGAGCGAGGCCCTGACGACCCGGCATCCTCGACCGCCTCGTCGGTCCGGGTCCGGTCCACCACCCCACAATGCTCGCACATCTCTCTACCATTTGGTAGACAATGGGGGTGATCGCCGACGACCTCGCCGGAAAACGCATCGCCGTCACCGGATCCACCGGCTTCCTCGGGACCGCGCTGGTCGAACGACTCCTGCGCTCGGTGCCCGACTGCGAACTGGTCCTGTTGATCCGGGCCGGACGCATGCGCAACGTGGAACAGCGCGCCGCCCGCGAGATCTTCAAGAACAACTGCTTCGACCGGATCCGCACCGAACTGGGCGGCAAGGATGCCTTCGACGCCGAGGTAGCCCGGCGGGTTCAGGTCATCGAAGGCGACGTCGGCACCGACGGCCTGGGCCTGACCGATGCCGGGCGGGCCGTGCTAGCCACCTGTGACATCGTCATCCACTCGGCGGCCACCGTCAGCTTCGACTCGCCACTGGACCTGGCCGTCGAGGTCAACCTCATGGGTCCGACCCGCATCGCCCGAACCCTCGGCGACCTCGGGGTCACCCCCCACCTGGTGGCCGTGTCCACCTGCTACGTGGCTGGCAACCGTCGTGGCGCCGCCCCCGAGATCCCCGTGGACGACAGCCCGTTCTGGATCTCCGACATCAACTGGCAGCGAGAGGTCGACGGCGCCCGGCGGCTGCGCGCCGACGCCGAAGCGGCCAGTCGCCGTCCCGAACAGCTGGCCCGGTTCATGGACCAGGCCCGCAACGAGTTGGGCGGCGCCGGCACTCCCCTGCTGGCCGCCAAGTCCGAACAGCACCGGGCCGACTGGGTGAAGGCCCAACTGGTCGACGCCGGCCGGGCCCGGGCCGCATCGCTGGGGTGGCCCGACGCCTACGCCATGACCAAGGCGCTCGGCGAGCAGGCCCTGGGCCAGAACCGGGGTGCGGTGCCGGTTTCGGTGGTCCGCCCCGCCATCATCGAATCGGCGTGGGCCGAGCCGGTGCCGGGCTGGATCCGCGGCTTCCGTATGGCCGAGCCGGTGATCATCTCCTACGCCCGGGGTCTGCTCAAGGAGTTCCCCGGCGTGCCCGAGGGCACTGTGGACGTGATCCCTGTCGACCTTGTGGTCGGGGCCATCATCGGGGTGGCGGCCCGGGGCCCGGCCAACGCCGACGGCTCCCCCGACATCACCCAGGTGGCATCGGGTTCGGCCAACCCCCTCAAGTACGAGCGCCTCGTCGACCTGGTGCAGAGCTGGTTCGCCGAACACCCGCTGTATGACGCCGAGGGCCAGCCCATCGCCGTGCCCGACTGGGGTTACACCACACGCAACAAGGTTCAGGGTCAGCTGGAACGGGCCAAGTCCGCCTTGGACCGGACCGAGAAGCTGATCGGGGCGCTGCCCCTGCGAGGCAAGCAGGCCGAATGGTCGGCCAAGGTCGAAGAGCAGCGAGACACGGTGTCGCGTGCGCTCACCTACGTCGAGCTCTACGGCGCCTACACCTCGTGTGAAGCCATCTACGGGGTGGACCGACTACTGGCCCTTCAGGGATCGCTCGCTGGAACCGACGCCGACACCTTCTGCATGGATCCCCGGGTGGTCGACTGGGATCATTACGTCCACCAGATCCACCTGCCCTCGGTGGTCGAACACGCCCGGGTCCGCACTGACGGCCGCAAGGGTCGAGGCGAGTCACGCTCGGACCGATTGCGCCGTCAGGTCCTTTCCCCGGACCGCCAGCTCGCCGCCTTCGACCTGGAGAACACCCTCATCGCCTCCAACGTGGTCACCAGCTACGCCTGGCTGGCCAGCCGCCGACTCGACCGGGACGACAAGCTCCGCCTCACCGCCAAGCTGCTCGGCGAAGCCCCCGGCCTGTTGCGCATGGACCGGGCCGACCGCAGCGACTTCCTCCGCCAGTTCTACCGGCGCTACGAGGGCGCTCCCGTGGAACAGATCCGCGAAGACTCCGCCGAGATGCTGTCCCAGCTCATCTTGACCAAGAGCTTCCCCGCCGCCATCCGCCGAGTCCGCGAGCACCGGGCCCTCGGACATCGCACCGTGCTCATCACCGGCGCTCTCGACTTCGTCGTTGAACCCCTACGTCCCCTCTTCGACGACATCGTCTCGGCGTCACTCGCCGTCGGCGACGACGGTCGCTACCTCGGGCAGATGGTCGACGTGCCCCCCACCGGTGAGAGCCGGGCTTCGGCCTTGTTCGACTACGCCAAACTCCACGACCTGAACCTGGACGAAGCCGTGGCCTACGCCGACTCGTCCAACGACCTGCCCATGCTCGAAGTCGTCGGCTTCCCGGTGGCGGTCAACCCCGAGACCCGCCTTGCCAGCCTGGCCCGCAAGCGAGGCTGGCTGATCGAACAGTGGTCCAAGGCCCCCGGCTTTCGACCCAACCCCGTTCCGCTGGCGCCGCGCCGCACCGTGAACCGGCCCGCTCCCCGATGAAGGTCACCCGATGAAGGCGATCCGCTTCCACCGCAAACCTGCCCGCTACGCCGCGGCGGCCGTGGCCGGTCGGCTCCGGGCCGGTTCGGGCGCATCGATCGGTCCGCTCAGCCTGCGCGACGTGAACGAGCCCGACCTGCCCACGCCGGAGTGGGTACGCCTGCGTCCCCGCCTGGCCGGCATCTGCGGCTCGGACCTGGCCACCATCGACGGCCATTCCAGTCGCTACTTCGAACCCATCGTGTCTTTCCCGTTCACTCCCGGCCACGAGGTGGTCGGCGACCTGGACGACGGCACCCGGGCGGTGCTGATCCCGGTGCTGTCCTGTGTCACCCGCGGCATCGATCCCCCGTGCCGGGCCTGTGCCCAGGGTCGGACCAACCACTGTGGACGCTTGGCCTTCGGCCACCTCGAACCGGGTCTGCAAAGCGGGTTCTGCGAATCGACCGGCGGCGGTTGGTCAGCGGAGATGGTCGCCCACCCCAGCCAGATCCTGCCCATCCCCGATCACATGGCCGATGAGGCCGCAGTGATGGTGGAGCCCACGGCCTGCGCCGTGCACGCCGCCCGGCGGGTGGGTGCCCTCGGACCGCTCGGCACCGTGGCCGTCATCGGCACCGGCACCCTGGGCCTGCTCACCATCGCCGCCCTGCGCCACCCCACCAGCGGTGCCTCGGTCGAGCGCATCGTGGCCACCGGCAAGTACCCCCACCAAAAGGACCTGGCCGCCAGCCTCGGTGCCGATCTGGTCGTCGCCCCGGGCGAGCTGGGACGGGTGGTCCGTTCGCTCACCGGTCCTGGGTGATCGGTGAGGCTGACGGCGCCACCGGGCGAGGGCCAGCTCACCGATGGTGTCGACCTGGTGGTCGACTGCGTCGGCACCGACGCGAGCCTCGCCCAAGCCCTACAGGTGGTAGCCCCCGGCGGCGAGGTACTGGTGGTGGGCATGCCCGGCCATACCAGCCTCGACCTCACCACCCTTTGGCACCGTGAGACCGCCATCCGAGGCTGCTACGCCTACACGCGAGCCGATTTCGAAGCAGCGTTGGCCGTGGTGGTCGACGCTGATCTCACTCGCCTGGTCAGCGCCGCCTATCCCTGGCCCGCTACCGCGAGGCCATCGACCACGCCGCCACCGCCGGCCCACGAGGTGCGGTCAAGGTGGCGTTCGACCTTCGACAGGCCCCCCCGCGGGCGGGGCCCCCCCCCCCCCCCCCCCCCCCCACCCCGCCCGCACCAAGGACCATCGCTGATGCCCCGCCCCGGTTTCGTCCTCGACGTAGACAAGTCGACCCCGCCGATCCTGTTCCACCACGGCGAGGGCTTCCGCCTCGAGAAGTTGCCCGCCGGCCGCAGCCGGGTGATCTACCCCGGTGAGCCCCTGGCGCGCTCGACGACGTGGAAGCCGAGATCCACCACGCCCTCCACAACCCCCTCGACATGGAGCCGCTACCGGCCCTGCTCAAGGCGGGCATGAAGCTCACCATCGCCTTCGACGACATCTCACTGCCGCTGCCGCCCATGAAGCGGCCCGACATCCGCCAGCGGGTCATCGAACAGGTCCTCGACCTGGCCGCCTCGGCCGGAGTCGACGACGTCCACCTCATCGCCGCGCTGGCGCTGCACCGGCGCATGACCGAGGCCGAGCTGCGCGAAGCGGTCGGTGACCGGGTGTACGACGCCTTCGCCCCGTCGGGAGCCCTGTACAACCACGACGCCGAGGACCCCGACAACCTGGCGTTCCTGGGCACCACCAAGCACGGCGAAGAGGTCGAGATCAACAAGCGGGCCGCCGAGTCGGACCTGTTGATCTACGTGAACATCAACATCGTGTCCATGGACGGCGGCCACAAGTCCACTGCCACCGGCCTGGCCAGCTACCGCTCCATCAAGCACCACCACAACGTGCACACCATGCAGCACTCCCGCAGCTTCATGGACCGCCACAACTCCGAACTCCACCACTCCAACTGGCGGATGGGCGCTGTCATCGCCGACGCCGGGGTGAAGGTGTTCCAGATCGAGACCACCATCAACACCGACACCTTCGGCCAGGACGGCCCCATGTCGGTGCTGGCCAAGCGGGAGTGGGAATGGACCACCCGGGACCGGGTGAGCTTCATCGGCATGCAGCAGGGTCTCAAGCGGCTGTCCAGCCCGACCCGTCGCAAGATCTTCCAGAACCACCGCGCCCCCTACGGTGTCACCTCGGTGACCGCCGGTGCCATCGAGCCCGTGCACGAGCGCACCCTCACCCACTGCTTCGACCAGCACCTCGTCGAGGTCGAAGGCCAGACCGACATCTTGACCATGGGCCTCCCCTACATCTGCCCGTACAACGTCAACTCGATCATGAACCCGATCCTGGTGATGTGCCTCGGGCTCGGCTACTTCTTCAACATGTACCGGGGCAAGCCGCTGGTCCGTGAGGGCGGCGTGCTGATCATGACCCACCCCACGCCGTGGGAGTTCCACCCGGTTCACCACCCCAGCTACATCGACTTCTTCGAGCAGGTGCTGGCCGAGACCACCGACCCCAAGCTGATCGAGGAGCGCTGGGAGAAGCAGTTCGCCGAGGACGAGTGGTACCGCCACCTGTACCGGACCAGCTACGCCTACCACGGCGTCCACCCGTTCTACATGTGGTACTGGGGCAGCCACGCCCTTCAACACCTGGGTCGGGTGATCGTGGTCGGTGGCGACACCCGGGCGGTCAAGCGCCTTGGTTTCAAGGCCGCCTCCACCCTCCAAGATGCCCTGGAGATGGCCGAGGACGTGGTCGGGCCGGGAGCTTCCATCACCCACTACAAGAACCCGCCACTGGTAATGGCGGACGTCAAGTAGGGACCAGACGATGGCCGACCGCAAGGGTCTGGAGAAGCTGGCCGCCGCCTACGAAGACACGGTTCGGAAGGTGCCTCGGCCCCGCGACCTGGTGTCAAAGGCGTCGTTCCCATATGC
This window contains:
- a CDS encoding HAD-IB family hydrolase codes for the protein MGVIADDLAGKRIAVTGSTGFLGTALVERLLRSVPDCELVLLIRAGRMRNVEQRAAREIFKNNCFDRIRTELGGKDAFDAEVARRVQVIEGDVGTDGLGLTDAGRAVLATCDIVIHSAATVSFDSPLDLAVEVNLMGPTRIARTLGDLGVTPHLVAVSTCYVAGNRRGAAPEIPVDDSPFWISDINWQREVDGARRLRADAEAASRRPEQLARFMDQARNELGGAGTPLLAAKSEQHRADWVKAQLVDAGRARAASLGWPDAYAMTKALGEQALGQNRGAVPVSVVRPAIIESAWAEPVPGWIRGFRMAEPVIISYARGLLKEFPGVPEGTVDVIPVDLVVGAIIGVAARGPANADGSPDITQVASGSANPLKYERLVDLVQSWFAEHPLYDAEGQPIAVPDWGYTTRNKVQGQLERAKSALDRTEKLIGALPLRGKQAEWSAKVEEQRDTVSRALTYVELYGAYTSCEAIYGVDRLLALQGSLAGTDADTFCMDPRVVDWDHYVHQIHLPSVVEHARVRTDGRKGRGESRSDRLRRQVLSPDRQLAAFDLENTLIASNVVTSYAWLASRRLDRDDKLRLTAKLLGEAPGLLRMDRADRSDFLRQFYRRYEGAPVEQIREDSAEMLSQLILTKSFPAAIRRVREHRALGHRTVLITGALDFVVEPLRPLFDDIVSASLAVGDDGRYLGQMVDVPPTGESRASALFDYAKLHDLNLDEAVAYADSSNDLPMLEVVGFPVAVNPETRLASLARKRGWLIEQWSKAPGFRPNPVPLAPRRTVNRPAPR
- a CDS encoding UDP-N-acetylmuramoyl-tripeptide--D-alanyl-D-alanine ligase; protein product: MRLTTSDIAAALDGEVFGRETSVDGASIDSRTIGDGQLFVPIVADRDGHDFIGAALAGGAAAYLTNGPIEAATAVRCEDTSQALTALGRLARTRLAGEVIGVTGSVGKTSLKDLLRSVAGTTWSTHAGIGSFNNEMGVPLTLLGSPDGTEVTVVEMGARGIGHIADLCTVARPTVGVVTVVAGAHMEQFGSLAAVAMAKGELVEAIPESGLAVLNADDELVAAMAARSQARVLTFGRIRGEVRAERVRLGDDLRARFHLASPWGDATVQMAVAGEHQITNALGAAAAALGLGAEPEAVAEGLARAVLSGGRMHLRTAPDGTRVLDDSYNANPTSMAAALRALAALPAQRRVAVLGTMAELGSVAEADHEATAALAQELGLEVISVAEPRYANVEVAAPDVAGAAAAVRSHGPTGPDTAVLVKASRSAGLERVVALLLEH
- a CDS encoding TetR/AcrR family transcriptional regulator — its product is MCEHCGVVDRTRTDEAVEDAGSSGPRSGPARRNSALRVADGSGERPRSDTSERILAAALSRFAERGVEATSLDSLAADIGVRKQTILYWFPSKDRLLESVIDHAVDELGTYLSEAVAAEPGSFERRVAAAVDATFRLGRSRPELLALLREVARVGPTALGYLRQALDPLLDTAVHSIGGAQGGGRASDEQARRALLAAGSRVVGLATEAEIRAAVGLPPDLVWLRNRRSALISEVTAALGSPRIGPVVVAAR
- a CDS encoding D-alanine--D-alanine ligase, whose product is MAVAPVRLVVLYGGQSAEHEISCISAAHVLAALDPDRYEIDAVAITRDGRWMRSRSLERALRSDERVLPASLPASLGDPISADDNDDDGDGVELDPRPVLTETDGRPVVVLPVLHGPRGEDGTVQGLLELLDVAYVGSGVLGSALNMDKAMAKTVAAAAGLPIVAHLAVRDIEVSPESSGFDELVQRVGAELGWPVFVKPANMGSSVGVSRATDPAELAAAVQTATSLDEWVVIEAAVSAREVEVGVIGNHEPKASVVGEIVPTHDFYDYEDKYLDGAAEMVVPADLPVEVAEEARRLAVEAYKALRCDGLARVDFFYEEQRGDGRPGRGLLFNEINTMPGFTPYSMFPSLWAAAGLNYGALLDKLIDLALARHQHRTRHRLPH